A single genomic interval of Solimonas sp. K1W22B-7 harbors:
- the aroQ gene encoding type II 3-dehydroquinate dehydratase, with protein MSNLLLINGPNLNLLGTREPGIYGSATLAEIERGLVAEAQRLGHGLATFQSNQEGLIVERVQQARSENVEFILINPAAFTHTSVAIRDALLAVAIPFIEVHLSNVHAREQFRHHSYFSDVAVGQIVGLGPLGYRLALQAAHERLAQR; from the coding sequence TTGAGCAACCTGCTCCTCATCAACGGCCCCAACCTGAACCTGCTCGGCACCCGCGAGCCCGGCATCTACGGCTCGGCGACGCTCGCCGAGATCGAGCGGGGACTGGTGGCGGAAGCGCAGCGCCTGGGCCATGGCCTGGCAACCTTCCAGAGCAACCAGGAAGGCCTGATCGTCGAGCGCGTGCAGCAGGCGCGCTCCGAGAACGTCGAGTTCATCCTGATCAACCCCGCCGCCTTCACCCACACCAGCGTCGCCATCCGCGATGCGCTGCTGGCGGTGGCGATCCCCTTCATCGAAGTGCACCTGTCCAATGTGCACGCCCGTGAACAGTTCCGGCATCACTCCTATTTTTCCGACGTCGCCGTCGGCCAGATCGTCGGCCTGGGTCCGCTTGGATACCGGCTGGCGCTGCAGGCCGCTCACGAACGTCTCGCCCAACGCTGA
- the accB gene encoding acetyl-CoA carboxylase biotin carboxyl carrier protein, which produces MDLRKIKTLIDLVEQSGISELEVKEGEESVRISRNTGPVTQYLTAPHMMAPPAALAAPAPAAPAAAAPAARPVSDNRHIVKAPMVGTFYRSPSPGAKSFVEVGQTVKAGQVLCIIEAMKMLNQIESDKAGVVVEILADNEKPVEFDQPLFAIE; this is translated from the coding sequence ATGGATTTGCGCAAGATCAAGACGCTGATCGACCTCGTCGAGCAGTCCGGCATCTCGGAACTCGAGGTCAAGGAAGGCGAAGAGTCGGTTCGTATCAGCCGCAACACCGGCCCGGTGACGCAGTACCTCACCGCCCCCCACATGATGGCCCCGCCCGCCGCCCTGGCCGCCCCGGCACCGGCTGCCCCGGCCGCCGCTGCGCCCGCAGCACGCCCGGTCTCGGACAACCGCCATATCGTCAAGGCGCCGATGGTCGGCACCTTCTACCGCTCGCCTTCGCCGGGGGCCAAGTCCTTCGTCGAGGTCGGCCAGACGGTCAAGGCCGGCCAGGTGCTGTGCATCATCGAAGCGATGAAGATGCTCAACCAGATCGAGTCCGACAAGGCCGGCGTGGTGGTCGAGATCCTCGCCGACAACGAGAAGCCGGTGGAATTCGACCAGCCCCTGTTCGCCATCGAGTGA
- the accC gene encoding acetyl-CoA carboxylase biotin carboxylase subunit: MKEIKKILIANRGEIALRILRCCREMGIKTVAVYSTADRELKHVALADEAVCIGPAPATKSYLNMPALIAAAEITQADAIHPGYGFLSENADFAESVEKSGFIFIGPRPETIRMMGSKTNAKAEMIAAGVPCVPGSDGILPEDEAECHAIAEKVGYPVLIKAVSGGGGRGMHVVRKAEDLIVKIQMARTEALNAFKDASVFMEKYLEAPRHVEFQVLSDGQGNAIHLGERDCSMQRRNQKVVEESPAPGITQKQRDEIGQLCAEACVRIGYRGAGTFEFLYENGQFYFIEMNTRIQVEHPVTELVSGVDLIREMIKIAAGRPLKKQQKHVRLRGHAIECRINAENPRTFIPSPGEIKKYHAPGGPGVRLDSHIYAGYKVPPNYDSMIGKLITWGPDRKSAIARMRQALAEMIIEGIQTNIPLQSRIMRDGVFREGEHNIHYLEDMLAQWQTE; the protein is encoded by the coding sequence ATGAAAGAAATCAAGAAAATCCTCATCGCCAACCGCGGTGAGATCGCGCTGCGCATCCTGCGCTGCTGCCGCGAGATGGGCATCAAGACGGTGGCGGTGTATTCCACCGCCGACCGCGAGCTCAAGCACGTGGCGCTGGCCGACGAGGCGGTCTGCATCGGCCCCGCCCCCGCCACCAAGTCCTACCTCAACATGCCGGCGCTGATCGCCGCGGCCGAGATCACCCAGGCCGACGCGATCCACCCGGGCTACGGCTTCCTGTCGGAGAACGCCGACTTCGCGGAGTCGGTGGAGAAGTCGGGCTTCATCTTCATCGGCCCGCGCCCGGAGACCATCCGCATGATGGGTTCCAAGACCAACGCCAAGGCCGAGATGATCGCTGCCGGCGTGCCCTGCGTGCCCGGCTCCGACGGCATCCTTCCCGAAGATGAGGCCGAGTGCCATGCGATCGCCGAGAAGGTGGGCTACCCGGTACTGATCAAGGCGGTCTCCGGCGGCGGCGGCCGCGGCATGCACGTGGTACGCAAGGCCGAAGACCTGATCGTGAAGATCCAGATGGCGCGCACCGAAGCGCTCAACGCCTTCAAGGACGCCTCGGTGTTCATGGAGAAGTACCTGGAGGCACCGCGCCACGTCGAGTTCCAGGTGCTGTCCGACGGCCAGGGCAACGCCATCCATCTCGGCGAGCGCGACTGCTCCATGCAGCGCCGCAACCAGAAGGTGGTCGAGGAGTCCCCCGCTCCCGGCATCACGCAGAAGCAGCGCGACGAAATCGGCCAGCTCTGCGCCGAGGCCTGCGTGCGCATCGGCTATCGTGGCGCCGGCACCTTCGAGTTCCTCTACGAGAACGGCCAGTTCTACTTCATCGAGATGAACACGCGCATCCAGGTGGAACACCCGGTGACCGAGCTGGTCAGCGGCGTCGACCTGATCCGCGAGATGATCAAGATCGCCGCCGGCCGGCCGCTGAAGAAGCAGCAGAAGCACGTGCGCCTGCGCGGCCACGCGATCGAATGCCGCATCAACGCCGAGAACCCGCGCACCTTCATCCCCTCGCCCGGCGAGATCAAGAAGTACCACGCGCCCGGCGGTCCCGGCGTGCGCCTGGACTCGCACATCTATGCCGGCTACAAGGTGCCGCCCAACTACGACTCGATGATCGGCAAGCTGATCACCTGGGGTCCGGACCGCAAGTCCGCCATCGCGCGCATGCGCCAGGCGCTGGCGGAAATGATCATCGAGGGCATCCAGACCAACATCCCGCTGCAGAGCCGCATCATGCGCGACGGTGTGTTCCGCGAGGGTGAGCACAACATCCACTACCTCGAAGACATGCTGGCGCAGTGGCAGACCGAGTGA
- a CDS encoding DUF4034 domain-containing protein translates to MPSRLLATLLLLLATPMAWALPELEERETIREEVGAHYFGRDFAALSGLAARYRKGERTESGLWKLSLFYVGIEQVAQDTRGKEIPWRATLKTAADWATARPDDPTPRVVQAKLMIARAWQFRGGDWASRVPQQNMDAFHAELRRAEAHLLQYKAMASQDPEWYRCMLGVANGLSWDRERFAGLVDEATQKHPYYYEIYFAALEYLTPRWHGSDRQIDDFVAFAVSRTQPVEGGGLYARIYWFASQIEYGDRLAKDSLLDWRRMKGGIADVLKRYPDQWNINNFGRFACLAGDRATTRELLMKMEAPVLLEGWGDIGMSGYADCLRWSIGKAEYPDYLKPPAAKPPPKRKPSSSRNAA, encoded by the coding sequence ATGCCTTCAAGACTGCTCGCCACCCTGCTGCTCCTGCTGGCCACCCCCATGGCCTGGGCCCTGCCCGAACTCGAGGAGCGCGAAACGATCCGCGAGGAGGTGGGCGCGCACTACTTCGGCCGCGACTTCGCAGCGCTGTCCGGACTCGCCGCCCGCTACCGCAAAGGCGAGAGGACCGAGAGCGGGCTGTGGAAGCTGTCGCTGTTCTACGTGGGGATCGAGCAGGTCGCGCAGGACACGCGCGGCAAGGAAATCCCCTGGCGCGCCACGCTGAAGACGGCGGCCGACTGGGCCACCGCCCGGCCGGATGACCCCACGCCCCGGGTCGTGCAGGCCAAGCTGATGATCGCCAGGGCCTGGCAGTTTCGCGGCGGTGACTGGGCCTCCCGGGTGCCGCAGCAGAACATGGACGCCTTCCACGCCGAACTGCGCCGCGCCGAAGCCCATCTGCTGCAGTACAAGGCCATGGCCTCGCAGGATCCGGAGTGGTATCGCTGCATGCTCGGAGTGGCGAACGGCCTGAGCTGGGATCGCGAACGCTTCGCCGGCCTGGTGGACGAGGCCACGCAGAAGCATCCCTACTACTACGAGATCTACTTCGCCGCACTGGAATACCTGACGCCGCGCTGGCATGGCAGCGACAGGCAGATCGACGACTTCGTCGCTTTCGCGGTCTCCCGCACGCAGCCCGTGGAGGGCGGCGGGCTGTATGCCCGCATCTACTGGTTCGCCTCGCAGATCGAGTACGGCGACCGGCTGGCGAAGGACTCGCTGCTGGACTGGCGCCGCATGAAAGGCGGCATCGCCGACGTGCTGAAGCGCTACCCCGACCAGTGGAACATCAACAATTTCGGCCGCTTCGCCTGCCTGGCGGGCGACCGTGCGACGACCCGCGAACTGCTGATGAAGATGGAGGCGCCGGTATTGCTGGAGGGCTGGGGCGACATCGGCATGAGCGGCTACGCCGACTGCCTGCGCTGGTCCATAGGCAAGGCCGAATACCCGGACTACCTGAAGCCGCCGGCCGCGAAACCGCCGCCGAAGCGCAAGCCTTCCAGCAGCCGCAATGCTGCCTAG
- a CDS encoding IS30 family transposase yields MGRKSFEQFGIEERCEISRRRQAGESIRQIAAALDRAPSSISRELKRNTGATGYQSVYAGEQARARRWQGSRLLRDAELQARVLEGLRRGWSPEQVSRRLAQQDLQISYESIYRFIAAQIARTNDFSWRLYLPRAKSKRGFRGRKGGSPAEHIQQRVSIEKRPKAAADRRQAGHWEADLMLFARYGQAILTLHERTSRLTAIVRQPSKAAAPVAQTLQALLAPLPPALRRSITFDNGTEFALHYTLHQPLGLQTYFCDPHSPWQKGGVENANGRLRRWLPRGTNVEDLSPDQLLQIAQIYNHTPRKCLGFKTPAEVFAKVLHFKCESTYRLPPV; encoded by the coding sequence ATGGGACGCAAGAGCTTTGAGCAGTTTGGAATCGAGGAACGGTGTGAGATTTCCCGTCGGCGCCAAGCCGGGGAGTCGATCCGGCAAATTGCGGCAGCTCTGGATCGCGCGCCATCGAGCATTTCTCGGGAACTGAAGCGCAACACTGGCGCGACGGGCTACCAGAGCGTCTATGCCGGCGAGCAAGCTCGGGCGCGCCGCTGGCAAGGTAGCCGGCTTCTGCGTGATGCCGAGCTGCAAGCCAGGGTTCTGGAGGGATTGCGCCGAGGCTGGTCTCCCGAGCAGGTATCGCGGCGGCTGGCTCAGCAGGATCTGCAGATCAGCTACGAGAGCATCTATCGCTTCATTGCCGCCCAGATCGCCCGGACCAACGACTTTTCCTGGCGTCTCTATCTGCCCCGTGCCAAGAGCAAGCGCGGCTTCCGTGGCCGCAAGGGCGGCAGCCCGGCAGAGCACATCCAGCAGCGGGTTTCGATCGAAAAGCGCCCCAAGGCTGCGGCTGACCGGCGCCAGGCGGGACACTGGGAAGCCGACCTGATGCTCTTTGCGCGCTATGGCCAAGCCATCCTGACCCTGCATGAGCGAACGTCCCGGCTGACCGCCATCGTCCGCCAGCCCAGCAAGGCCGCTGCGCCGGTGGCGCAAACCCTCCAGGCCTTGCTGGCCCCACTGCCCCCAGCCCTGCGCCGCAGCATCACCTTCGACAACGGCACCGAATTCGCCTTGCACTACACCCTGCATCAGCCCCTGGGCTTGCAGACCTATTTCTGCGATCCGCATTCCCCCTGGCAGAAGGGTGGCGTCGAGAATGCCAACGGGCGTTTGCGCCGCTGGCTACCCCGGGGAACCAACGTCGAAGACCTCTCACCAGACCAACTCTTGCAGATCGCTCAGATCTACAATCACACGCCACGCAAGTGCCTCGGCTTCAAAACCCCAGCCGAGGTCTTCGCCAAAGTGTTGCATTTCAAATGTGAATCCACCTACCGGCTTCCGCCGGTATGA
- the der gene encoding ribosome biogenesis GTPase Der: MNTLPTIVLVGRPNVGKSTLFNRLTGTRDALVADLPGLTRDRQYGTGTFENKTFIVVDTGGLMPESSDPLAVLAEEQAQIALSEADQVLFLVDGLQGRLGPDEAIAKQLRKLGKPLTLLVNKAEGLPKTTVAGDFYSLGLGEPVPISSAHGDGVSALLRELLKDVPETQVPQPQDGICVAIVGRPNVGKSTLVNRLLGEERVVAADLPGTTRDAIAIPFEYDGRQFTLIDTAGIRRRARVWEAVEKFSIVKTLDAIERAHVVIAVLDAHNDISEQDARLLGLVAQRGRAMIIAINKWDGLQPDEREQVRYQVTLKMPFLDYAPVRYISARHGTGVGELMGFVQDAFDATMREMPTPELNKVLEKAVEQHQPPAVLGRRIKLRYAHQGGQNPPKIIVHGNQTDKLPDVYKRYLTNRFREAFKLVGVPLVLAFKTSENPFKGRKNQLTGRQIKKKKRLMERVKKR, from the coding sequence ATGAATACGCTTCCCACGATCGTCCTGGTCGGCCGCCCCAACGTCGGCAAATCGACCCTGTTCAACCGGCTGACGGGGACGCGCGACGCACTGGTGGCCGACCTGCCGGGCCTGACCCGCGATCGCCAGTACGGCACCGGCACCTTCGAGAACAAGACCTTCATCGTCGTGGACACCGGCGGTTTGATGCCGGAGTCCTCGGACCCGCTGGCGGTGCTGGCCGAAGAGCAGGCGCAGATCGCGCTGTCGGAGGCCGACCAGGTGCTGTTCCTGGTCGATGGCCTGCAGGGCCGCCTGGGGCCGGACGAGGCCATCGCCAAGCAGCTGCGCAAGCTCGGCAAGCCGCTGACCCTGCTGGTGAACAAGGCCGAGGGTCTGCCCAAGACCACCGTCGCCGGCGACTTCTACTCCCTGGGCCTGGGCGAGCCGGTGCCGATCTCCTCGGCGCACGGCGACGGCGTTTCGGCGCTGCTGCGCGAGCTGCTCAAGGACGTGCCGGAAACCCAGGTGCCGCAGCCGCAGGACGGCATCTGCGTCGCCATCGTCGGCCGCCCCAACGTCGGCAAGTCGACCCTGGTCAACCGCCTGCTGGGCGAGGAGCGCGTGGTCGCGGCCGACCTGCCCGGCACCACGCGCGATGCCATCGCCATTCCCTTCGAATACGACGGCCGCCAGTTCACCCTGATCGACACCGCCGGCATCCGCCGCCGTGCCCGTGTCTGGGAAGCGGTGGAGAAGTTCTCCATCGTCAAGACGCTGGACGCGATCGAGCGTGCCCACGTCGTGATCGCCGTGCTCGACGCCCACAACGACATCAGCGAGCAGGACGCGCGCCTGCTGGGCCTGGTGGCGCAGCGCGGCCGCGCCATGATCATCGCGATCAACAAATGGGATGGCCTGCAGCCCGACGAGCGCGAGCAGGTGCGCTACCAGGTCACGCTGAAGATGCCGTTCCTCGACTACGCCCCGGTGCGCTACATCTCGGCACGCCACGGCACCGGTGTCGGCGAGCTGATGGGCTTCGTGCAGGACGCCTTCGACGCGACCATGCGCGAGATGCCGACGCCGGAGCTGAACAAGGTGCTGGAGAAGGCGGTCGAGCAGCACCAGCCGCCGGCCGTGCTGGGTCGCCGCATCAAGCTGCGCTACGCCCACCAGGGCGGCCAGAACCCGCCCAAGATCATCGTGCACGGCAACCAGACCGACAAGCTGCCCGACGTCTACAAGCGCTATCTCACCAACCGCTTCCGCGAGGCCTTCAAGCTGGTCGGCGTGCCCCTGGTGCTGGCCTTCAAGACCAGCGAGAACCCGTTCAAGGGCCGCAAGAACCAGTTGACCGGGCGCCAGATCAAGAAGAAGAAGCGCCTGATGGAGCGGGTCAAGAAGCGCTGA
- the bamB gene encoding outer membrane protein assembly factor BamB, with protein sequence MTRILLVLMLALGAAACSSKGKVREPAKLATIEAPAIKPQTAWSHGAGKGSNGEFGGLRLALEADALFAADTAGRVYAFNPKTGARLWQASTNSRVISGPGVSGDLVLVGTLDAEVIALSRADGKEKWRRSVSSEVMSSPVGNGNVIVARSGDGRVYGLSATKGDRLWLQDRSVPNLTLRGMSTPLVVGNRVYIGFDNGRLAALKLSDGIPEWEQVVAVPSGRTELERLTDVDASLLDNGKEVFAASFGGEVACLDGDTGQVLWRRSIKSYTGFAEAGENIVVTDESGVIWGLDARTGAATWKQETLLNRRLSPPAQYKGWIVIGDFEGYLHWLDPKDGKIVARSREGSDPIRAALVTGDDLLYVMNNTGRIAAVHLK encoded by the coding sequence GTGACGCGCATCCTGCTGGTCCTGATGCTGGCGCTGGGCGCCGCCGCCTGCTCCAGCAAGGGCAAGGTCCGCGAGCCGGCCAAGCTGGCCACCATCGAGGCCCCGGCGATCAAGCCGCAGACGGCCTGGAGCCACGGCGCCGGCAAGGGCAGCAATGGCGAGTTCGGTGGCCTGCGCCTGGCGCTGGAGGCTGATGCGCTGTTTGCCGCCGACACCGCCGGCCGCGTCTATGCCTTCAATCCCAAGACCGGTGCCCGCCTGTGGCAGGCCAGCACCAACAGCCGCGTCATCTCCGGCCCCGGCGTGTCCGGCGACCTGGTGCTGGTCGGTACGCTGGACGCCGAGGTCATCGCCCTGAGCCGTGCCGACGGCAAGGAAAAGTGGCGCCGCAGCGTCTCCAGCGAGGTCATGTCCTCACCGGTGGGCAACGGCAATGTCATCGTCGCCCGCAGCGGCGACGGCCGCGTCTACGGCCTGTCCGCGACCAAGGGCGACCGCCTCTGGCTGCAGGACCGCAGCGTGCCCAACCTGACGCTGCGCGGCATGTCGACGCCGCTGGTCGTCGGCAACCGCGTCTACATCGGCTTCGACAACGGCCGCCTGGCCGCGCTGAAGCTGTCCGACGGCATCCCCGAGTGGGAGCAGGTCGTGGCCGTGCCCAGCGGCCGTACCGAGCTGGAGCGCCTGACCGACGTCGACGCCAGCCTGCTGGACAACGGCAAGGAAGTCTTCGCCGCCAGCTTCGGCGGCGAAGTGGCCTGCCTCGACGGCGATACCGGCCAGGTGCTGTGGCGCCGTTCGATCAAGAGCTACACCGGCTTTGCCGAGGCCGGCGAGAACATCGTCGTGACCGACGAGTCCGGCGTGATCTGGGGCCTGGATGCCCGCACCGGTGCCGCCACCTGGAAGCAGGAAACCCTGCTCAACCGCCGCCTGTCACCCCCCGCCCAGTACAAGGGCTGGATCGTGATCGGCGACTTCGAGGGCTACCTGCACTGGCTGGACCCCAAGGACGGCAAGATCGTGGCCCGCTCGCGCGAGGGCAGCGACCCGATCCGGGCCGCCCTGGTGACCGGTGACGACCTGCTTTACGTCATGAACAACACCGGGCGCATCGCCGCGGTCCACCTCAAGTAG